A region from the Gossypium hirsutum isolate 1008001.06 chromosome A08, Gossypium_hirsutum_v2.1, whole genome shotgun sequence genome encodes:
- the LOC107936269 gene encoding NADH--cytochrome b5 reductase 1 produces the protein MDLEFLQSMDIQILVGVAVAALAIVVGAVYLFASMKSKGCLDPENFKEFKLVKRQQLSHNVAKFTFELPTPTSVLGLPIGQHISCRGKDSQGEEVIKPYTPTTLDSDVGYFELVIKMYPQGRMSHHFRELRVGDYLAVKGPKGRFRYQPGEVRAFGMIAGGSGITPMFQVARAILENPKDTTNVHLIYANVTYEDILLKEELDSLAAKYPGRFKVYYVLNQPPEVWDGGVGFVSKEMIQTHCPAPAPDIRVLRCGPPPMNKAMTGHLDALGYSPDMQFQF, from the exons ATGGATTTGGAATTCTTGCAATCTATGGATATTCAGATTCTTGTTGGTGTAGCTGTAGCTGCCTTAGCCATTGTTGTTGGTGCTGTTTATCTGTTTGCCTCTATGAAATCCAAAG GCTGTCTAGATCCGGAGAATTTCAAAGAGTTTAAACTTGTGAAGCGCCAACAGCTGAGCCATAATGTGGCGAAGTTCACATTTGAACTTCCTACACCTACTTCAGTTTTGGGTCTTCCCATTGGACAGCATATAAGTTGCAG GGGCAAGGATAGCCAAGGTGAAGAAGTTATTAAACCATATACACCTACAACATTGGATTCTGATGTTGGTTATTTCGAATTAGTTATTAAG ATGTATCCTCAAGGGAGAATGTCGCACCATTTCAGAGAGCTGCGTGTTGGTGATTATCTTGCTGTGAAGGGACCCAAG GGGAGGTTCAGGTATCAACCCGGTGAAGTTAGAGCATTCGGGATGATTGCTGGAGGCTCCGGCATTACACCAATGTTCCAA GTAGCCAGAGCTATATTGGAGAACCCGAAAGACACGACAAATGTACACCTTATCTATGCAAACGTCACATACGAGGACATTCTTTTGAAG gAAGAGCTGGATAGCCTTGCTGCTAAGTACCCCGGTCGCTTCAAAGTCTACTATGTTCTGAACCAG CCTCCTGAAGTGTGGGATGGTGGTGTCGGCTTTGTATCGAAGGAAATGATTCAAACCCATTGCCCTGCCCCAGCACCGGACATCCGG GTTTTGAGGTGTGGCCCTCCACCCATGAACAAGGCCATGACTGGACACCTTGATGCACTCGGATATTCACCGGATATGCAGTTCCAGTTCTGA